A DNA window from Arachis duranensis cultivar V14167 chromosome 3, aradu.V14167.gnm2.J7QH, whole genome shotgun sequence contains the following coding sequences:
- the LOC107478904 gene encoding spermidine hydroxycinnamoyl transferase, with protein sequence MVTILGTHTVIPKEETPKGLLWLSDNDQLWRWSHTPSIYVYKSKQNNNTVLVERMRDSLSEILVHYYPLAGRLNWTAGGRLELDCNANGALLLEAESKKSMAEYGDFTPNQPGIKELIPAVDYSRQMNELPLFLAQVTKFHGGDGGFAVGILWSHPLGDGLAAIRFINSWAKLTRGAKLDPSELPFLDRSALKSTEPLTSPRFDHREFKPLPLILGRTDNIEEQKKKTTFALLKLTSEHVQKLKKNAIVTENGNGPHNQSQRPYSRFEVISAHIWRCACKARNLEENQPTVVKFNVDIRNRMNPPLPQNYFGNALGPTVTPTCYLKEITSQPISYAAQKIREAVKKVSNHEFVKSQMDYVAGFENRWDLIRTPYLEKGEYRADVPFFGNPNIILGSWMSMPFYEADFGLGKPFYFGPAGVCPYDRAVIALMPDEDGDNGYAVVVYMHFQVEHMKDFIKYFWEDI encoded by the coding sequence ATGGTAACAATCTTAGGTACTCATACAGTGATCCCAAAAGAAGAAACTCCAAAGGGTCTTCTATGGCTATCAGACAACGACCAACTCTGGCGATGGAGTCATACACCTTCAATCTACGTTTACAAGTCAAAACAGAACAACAACACTGTCCTCGTTGAGAGAATGCGAGATTCTCTCAGCGAGATTCTCGTTCATTACTATCCGTTGGCCGGGAGGCTCAACTGGACGGCCGGCGGTCGTTTGGAACTCGATTGCAACGCAAACGGAGCCTTGCTTCTCGAGGCCGAATCCAAGAAATCAATGGCGGAATACGGAGACTTCACACCAAACCAACCCGGCATCAAAGAACTCATCCCAGCCGTTGATTACTCTCGTCAAATGAACGAGCTTCCTTTGTTCTTGGCACAGGTAACGAAGTTCCACGGCGGCGATGGCGGTTTCGCAGTCGGAATCCTTTGGTCTCATCCATTAGGCGACGGCCTGGCCGCCATTCGCTTCATCAACTCATGGGCGAAGCTCACTCGAGGAGCCAAGTTAGATCCAAGTGAGCTTCCGTTTCTCGACAGATCTGCGCTCAAATCAACTGAGCCATTAACTTCACCCCGGTTCGACCACCGGGAGTTCAAGCCTCTGCCGCTCATCCTCGGAAGAACCGACAATATCGaagagcaaaagaagaagacgACGTTCGCGCTGTTAAAACTCACATCAGAACATGTCcagaagctcaaaaagaatgcaATCGTAACTGAAAACGGAAACGGTCCTCATAACCAATCTCAGAGACCGTACAGCAGATTCGAAGTTATCAGCGCGCATATATGGAGATGCGCTTGCAAAGCTCGTAATCTTGAAGAGAATCAACCAACGGTGGTTAAATTCAACGTCGATATACGAAACAGAATGAATCCGCCACTTCCTCAAAACTACTTCGGAAACGCGTTGGGTCCGACGGTTACGCCAACTTGCTACCTCAAAGAAATCACGTCTCAACCGATTAGTTACGCGGCGCAGAAAATAAGAGAAGCCGTTAAGAAAGTGTCGAATCACGAGTTTGTTAAATCACAAATGGATTACGTGGCAGGGTTTGAAAACCGTTGGGATCTGATTAGGACACCGTACTTGGAGAAAGGTGAGTATAGAGCTGATGTGCCTTTCTTTGGGAATCCTAATATTATACTTGGAAGTTGGATGAGTATGCCGTTTTATGAAGCTGATTTTGGGTTGGGGAAACCGTTTTATTTTGGTCCTGCTGGTGTGTGCCCTTATGATAGAGCAGTTATTGCTCTAATGCCAGATGAAGATGGTGATAATGGATATGCTGTGGTGGTGTACATGCATTTTCAGGTGGAACACATGAAAGATTTCATCAAGTACTTTTGGGAAGATATTTGA
- the LOC107478905 gene encoding LOW QUALITY PROTEIN: phenylacetaldehyde oxime monooxygenase CYP71AN24-like (The sequence of the model RefSeq protein was modified relative to this genomic sequence to represent the inferred CDS: inserted 1 base in 1 codon), protein HKKKNNQILPPCPPKLPFIGNLHQLGTLSHRSFHELSKKHGPLMLLELGQVPTLVVSSADVAKEIIKNHDVVFSDRPQTTAANIFTYGCKDVGFAPYGEEWRXKKKFCVLELLSNKRVRSFGSVRQQEAAELVGGIRESCVRNKGSCVNLSELLISTSNNIVSRCILGQKYNTPKDCNDKNFGELGRKLMRQFSSFSVKDFFPSFGWIDSVRGLISEMNATSIAFDSFLEDVIEEHKRRNKEKKKGDDHFENKDFVDILLELQENNMLEFEDSQDNFKAILLDMFVGGSDTTSTTLEWTFAELIKNPKAMKKAQEEVRRIVGRKSKVEENDVNQMNYLNCVIKETLRLHPPVPLLVPRQTTSNVKVQSFNIPPKTRVFINAWTIQRDPKLWEKAEEFIPERFENNQVDIKGLDFELIPFGVGRRGCPGISFGLVSTGYVLANLLYWFDWKLHGEDEGDIDMDEMCGLTVSKKVSLHLQPIPYSLSS, encoded by the exons cacaagaaaaaaaacaatcaAATCCTTCCTCCATGCCCACCAAAGCTACCATTCATTGGAAATCTTCATCAACTAGGAACACTTTCACACCGTTCCTTCCATGAGCTCTCAAAGAAGCATGGCCCTCTAATGTTGTTGGAGTTGGGACAAGTCCCAACTCTGGTGGTCTCGTCTGCGGACGTGGccaaagaaatcatcaagaatcaTGATGTTGTTTTCTCCGATAGGCCCCAAACTACGGCTGCAAATATCTTTACCTATGGATGCAAGGACGTAGGTTTTGCACCGTATGGTGAAGAGtgga caaaaaaaaagttttgtgTTCTTGAGCTTCTAAGCAACAAAAGAGTTCGTTCTTTCGGTTCTGTTCGCCAACAAGAAGCTGCTGAACTG GTGGGTGGAATACGTGAATCATGTGTAAGAAACAAAGGATCTTGTGTGAATCTAAGTGAGTTGCTAATTTCAACATCAAACAACATAGTATCAAGATGTATTCTTGGACAAAAGTATAATACTCCAAAAGATTGTAACGACAAAAATTTTGGAGAGCTTGGAAGAAAATTGATGAGACAATTTTCGTCTTTCAGTGTGAAAGATTTCTTCCCTTCGTTTGGTTGGATTGATTCTGTTAGAGGTTTGATATCAGAAATGAATGCCACTTCTATAGCATTTGATTCTTTCTTAGAAGATGTAATTGAAGAACACAAGAGAAGgaataaagagaagaagaaaggtgaTGATCATTTTGAGAACAAAGACTTTGTTGATATACTTCTTGAACTTCAAGAGAATAATATGCTTGAGTTTGAGGACTCTCAAGATAACTTCAAAGCAATCTTATTG GACATGTTTGTTGGAGGAAGTGATACTACCTCAACAACTCTAGAATGGACTTTTGCTGAACTCATCAAGAATCCAAAAGCCATGAAGAAAGCTCAAGAAGAGGTAAGGAGAATTGTGGGGAGAAAATCAAAGGTGGAAGAAAATGATGTGAATCAAATGAACTATTTGAATTGTGTGATCAAAGAAACTCTAAGATTGCATCCTCCAGTTCCTCTCTTAGTTCCTAGGCAAACAACTTCAAATGTGAAAGTACAAAGTTTCAATATTCCTCCAAAAACTAGAGTGTTTATTAATGCTTGGACGATTCAAAGAGACCCAAAATTGTGGGAGAAGGCTGAAGAGTTCATTCCTGAGAGATTTGAAAACAACCAAGTTGATATAAAAGGGTTGGATTTTGAATTAATACCATTTGGTGTTGGGAGAAGAGGGTGTCCTGGAATTTCATTTGGGCTTGTTTCTACCGGATATGTTCTTGCTAATCTTCTATACTGGTTTGATTGGAAGCTGCATGGTGAAGATGAAGGTGACATAGACATGGATGAAATGTGTGGACTCACTGTTAGTAAGAAAGTTTCACTCCATCTTCAACCCATACCATACTCTCTTAGTTCTTAG